A window of Rhipicephalus microplus isolate Deutch F79 chromosome X, USDA_Rmic, whole genome shotgun sequence genomic DNA:
CTGTGTATTAACACTTGAAGGCTTCATGCTTGCACTTTTTTTCCTGTGATTTATAATCGAGATACAAACGAAGTTTTGGATACTTGTATATACTTTTCGGCTGACCACAAACAAGCTCTCTGAGCACCATACTATCACATGGACCTCACAGAGTACACCTTCTGATGAATTGCTCATTGAAAGCTGGTAACTGTGTGCTCAGTGATTTCATTTGAttacaataagaaaaaaagctgtTGCACTTAACTTGATCATTCCTGTGCTGTCTTCTTTTGGTAACAAATTTAGCTTTTTGCAGTGTGTACATCGTGTAGCTCGTGAACTTAACTCAAATTATCTTATGCTGACACAAATATCACTAGAATAGCGTACTTTGAAGTAACTTGAGGACAATATGTAAGCTCCTATTACAGCATTCATTCACTCGAAATATGCATTccataaagaaaaagaaatgcgcTCCTGTAATTTTTTGTATTGCTGTAGAGAATCTGGTGGTTCACACAAACATTACTTTTTCTCGCTGCGAGCGTACCACTTCAAAAGCATTTAATTCCATTATTTTACaagtcattgattgatttgtggggtttaacgtcccaaaaccaccatatgattatgagagacgccgtagtggagggctccggaaatttctatttTACAAGTCAGTTGCTGGAATCATTACCTTCGAAACTCTTGCGAAAATGCGTACACATATGTAACCTATATGTTTTATCGTGCAAGCCGTGGTAAAACCTAGTAACTTTTGAGTTTCTTACTACGCATCTCACTTGCAAATCAGAGTGTTAGGTCGATGTATCATCCAGCCCAAAGAATTCAAAGAGAGATTTTCTGGGCGAAACCGAATTTGACGTTTTACCATGTCGCTATATTCGTCTTGGCGGCGGCTAGAGTGTCGCTACGTGCCACACGAGGGTCTTCGACATTTCCTTAAGGTCACATGGTGTCTTCTATTTTGGACCTTCGTCAGAGCCGGCTTCACGTCACGCTGACGCTCTGTAGGTGCCTGCCGAGAAGCATGACCGGTCTCAGATTCCAACGTGCCAAAATTAGAGGGGCCGAGGTATTTTGCAGTAGGGGTCTTTCGGAGGGAAGCACTATTTCGCTCGTCCTGAGGATTGACCTAAGTCTAGCGGGGAGCTAGCGTGTGCGGCGTGAGCTAATTAAGCGAACCTCACCTGAATACAACCACCGAATTTATCTGGAAGGCCCCGGACATTCTTGTTGCGTTCACCATTGCCCACAGAGCGAATGGTCATGACGAAAAAAGAGAATTCATAGCTATGAAGATTGAACGCACCTAAAGGACTAAAAGTCAGCCGAGTGGGTGTTCAATATAGGTTATAACAGCAAAATTTGGCCCCTGAAAACATAGACAAATTTAGATGGTATTTAAAAGAACTTATTGTGCACAAATAGCCTGTTTCATTAAATTTCCGGCAATTCCAGAGTTTAGGATTTCGACGTAAATGACCACCATCGGCAAACAGCGCTGGTTAACGTGAAAGTTTATGACTTCTACTCACTTTATAAGATTATATTATACTATTTTGTCACTCTATAAATTGCGCTATCACATTAAATTGGTTTCCGGCTCAGTGCAGATGGTAACCCAATTGCCTGCAACGGAAAAGTAATCTGACAGCGCTGTGTAATTATCAGAATTACTATGAACGCTCGCGTCACATTCTGCCAAAAATATTTTCCTAAGAAGTGTAGCCATCTACACTTTATAGCAGCGTAATTAAGTAAATTAGCGCCATCTACATCCACCACGTAAATCGTGTTCGTCGAACACTGTGGAACTACAAAGATCCCGAATTATTGTCGTTACAACTTCAATAAAGCTTATCTGAGTTCGCCTGGCGAAAAGGCGCATTATTTCTAAAGAAAGGTACACTCTATACCTCATGTTTGGCGCATGACACATGAATAATAGAACCTGAAATATATTTTGACTATTAACGATCATTTTGTGCTGCTGATGACGACTTGTACACGCATGAGAGCCAATGAAAATTTCTTCTCATGGGTAACATAGTGATCGTAGTTTAATGCGTTTCTGTTTATTTCCTCTGAAAAGGGCGTGGTTTACACTATCAGCGTAGTCAGGTCGTCATAAGCATTGTATGTTAGAAAGCAAACGGCAACCAAAAAAATGAAATGCTTACGTTTAACAGCCCTACGGTTGACTGAACAAATGAAGTCATTGACGTGGAAGATGGTAGTTGACCCAAAGCTAAACAGTATGACATGAACGTTTCTTTaggtggtttttttttcagacatcgGATTCGTAAATATTTTGCCTACACTTCAGTTTGAGGGTCTTCTCTTACGAGGCGAGCTCTTGAAGCACAATGAACAAAGCAGCCGTTAGAACAACGAGATTCCCTTCATAGCAACACAGCGCCGTTTGCAATTGACTCACAAGAACACGTTCAGCACTGTAATCAGAGGAACACCAAACAACAATGCTGGATAGCCTTGACATAGGAACATAAACACAGTGTCGATGAGTAAATAAACAACTTCATTTCTCACAGACTTGGCGCGAGTGTACATCGATGTCCAAAACAGACAACGAATAATGGCAGCTACAATAATGAACGCAATATGCCAGAGAACAACAAAAAGAAATGGTGTAGCACAATGGCGACGACGGAAGCACAAACTTCTGTTGCCGCTAATGAGCTTTTACTCTTTACCGTTGAAATACAAAGTCGATCCCGGTTGTTTAGGTCATCTAGAGCGCATGCATATGCAGATACTGGAAAGGTTCACGACAAAAGCAACAATTAGGCACGAATTTTTTTTCGAGCGTCGCTTTTATCTATTTGTGGGCGAAATCTGTCTGTCGGACGTTCTCTGGCCGTGCTCCTTGCAGTTCATCGGTCGACGGCCTTGGCTCCGGCGCCGAAGTTGTCGCGGCTCACGCTGCGCTCAATCTCGCAGCGAACGGGGATGAGGTACTCGATTCCCTGGCTCTTCTCCACAGGTAGTGGGATCTGCACGACGAGCTTGTTTTCGGGCGTCAGCTTGCAGGCGATCTTCTCCACATCGACGCCCTCGGGCAGCACAACGTTCCTCTTGAGCTCGCGCCTGACGGTCGTGTCCCCCTCGGTCTTCTCGTTGAAGGCGCGGATGGTCATGTTGCGGCCAACAGCCTTCAGCGAGATATCGTCTGCCTTGAAACCCTCGACGTCGAGCTCGACGGAGATCTTGTCCTTGTCGTCACTGGGCAGCACCTTCACCTCCTTGACGATGCTCTGCTGGCGCTCGGGTCTCGGTGTTCCACCACTAGAAGGGAGAAGCTTGTGTTCAGGGAACATATCGTCCAAGTAGCGCATACAGTCCGGGAACTCCTTGGCGAATTCATCCATCTGGCGCCGCACGTCAGCAGCAGTGGAGCCCTCAAACACCCGGTggaccttctttacttcagtgtGGGTCTGGGTCGTGGCGCTCGACATGTTGGCGGTGGCGCTTGACGTAAGTTCTTGCACGGCGACGATATCTACCGCGGGACACGGTCGTCTGGAGTCGACGGCGCGCAGGTCTCGAGCAGTGGCGGTACACTGCACGTTCTGAAGTCGGTCGCGAGGAGATATATGTCTTGGCTCGTTGGCCGttcctctctttccttttttcttcttttctctttcttgtttCGCTTCCTCTCGACGACTTGCTCACCCGTCGAGAACTTTAGCAGGCCAGAGTGTGCAGCCAACCCCTAAGTGCGCCGTGGTTCAAGTTTTATATATAGCATTACAGGCGCCGAAAGGAGGTGGGAGGGTGGCCCATGGCGGGTCGCTTCCAAAAAAGCCGGCACACCCTCGCAACCTTTGCACGCTTTCCTTGCTTTCCTTGTATTTTAACGGCCGAGAACCTTGTCGGTTAGTTCATCTCAGCGCCGGCGGCAGCCATCTTGAACACCGGCAAAAGTGACGAACGACAGAATCTCCGCTCACAGCCCCGGACGTAATGGCTGCTGTGGAGCCACTCGCACAGCCACGACGGGAGTGGAAAGCGGGTCGGTCTGTGCACATGAGTCATTTCGAACCATATATCGATGAGAGACGAATGAACACCCCTCGCAAGACATGCTTTTGTTGTCTCGTTGTCAACGCCCTGATTTATGGCACagcgccgattttttttttcgtcatatcgTCATATCATCGTTTGGGAGGTGGAGCGTGTGACCTAATCTGCCGAAATGCGTTAGCTGGTTTCTCTGCTGTTTACCGCAGCGCTTCAGTTCATGCCACGTTTTCGGAAAGTCAATGAAGGATGACCTCGGGCGCAGGTGTCGCTGTTAATAAAGGGGGAAGATGGACACAAGCGAAAACATGAAAGCTTACGTTCACACAGCTTTAGGGCACACGAATCAGGGGTAAGAAGGGTGTTGCTGTGCCTTTATCGCGTGTGCGCCTATCGCAAGTCAAGAAGTGAAATTCGAATGGGGCTCTTGAGGACTGCAACACTCTATTGGTGCTTGAATTAAATTTATACAAGCCTAAATCTTACCGCATGAGCAACATATCAATATTTTGTGACAAAGTTAACACCACCTTTGTGTTTTTGTTGGTGATTTCTTGCATGGCTTTAAGGGCGATGACTAGACTTTTGGAGTAAGTGATCCTTCCAGGCTAAAAGCGCAGTATTCTCAACTTTCGGCAACATTTTTTCATTGTTAGAAACTATAGAAGGCCTTGAAAAAATGCTGTAGCTCTACCTCTTCTTAGCTCCATTTAGATCGTTTCGTTTCGGATCACTTTTTCTTCTTCAAGGAATAGAGCAGCGCTCCATATATTCATTTCTGTTGTGTTATATTTAAAATATACCTTGTGAGAGAGAATGAAGGACATGATACCATAGGGCAAATCTCCAGAAAAACACACCAATGTCCTAAAAAAGTAGCAAAGTCGGTCTCTTGCTTTTTATATTTCAGTCGTGCCCTTTAACATCATTTCCTTCAATAAGTACCAACATACTCATAAGAAAGTGATCCTAGAATAAAAGCGACAAGAACGCAAATGAAAGAGGTTGAATACACCCATGTTGGTTGTTTTGGTCAAGACTTTTGATGAAGCGCTAGTTTGATAGATCTGGCCTGTTTGATCGATATGTAACTTTGACCTCTAAAAaaactatgtgattatgagaaacgctgtagtagagggctccggaaatttcgaccgcctagggttctttgaagtgcacccaaatcggagcacacgggcctacagtattttcgccttcatcaaaaatgcagctgctgcagccggaatttgatcccacgacctgcgggtcagcagccgagttaccttagccactagactaccgtggcagAGCTAAGAAATTAGGCTCAGTTTCATTCAAACAGATGCAAGGTTTCCCTCATTTTGTTTACCAAGTGCTTCTTTAACTTCACGTTACATCGAGTAATCACACCATTTTAATTAGGATTGTTCTGAAAGTGAAATATACCTAGGCGTCTTTCAGGTTTCCGCGGATTTTAGCCGGGTTTCGGTTTCTGAATTTGTCTCTGTTGGAAGGAATAATTGCACGAATATTAGATGAGGTGCGGCGTAAAGAGTATTTCATAGAAAGAAAACATTTACTTGTTCTATGGCTCATTTCCAGTTTGGTACCGCACGCAGTACTGCTTGCGTGTTGCGGTGACGTGAAACTTACACAGTTTGAATCTATAAACGAGAATATAAAATAAAATTACTGGCATTTAAATTGGTGGTAATAATGTGCGATGCTCTACAGCAGTGTGAACGTGGTCTTAATGCTGAggtattatttaaaaaaaattttattcggcagattccacgtggCTTGCgagtcgatgttatgcgaagcacttagatagaaggtgactgtgttgcaatttttttatcgaGTGGAACATTACAAGGCGTTGCTAAGGATACTTACAAACTCACGCACTGCCATACGTTACACAGCCGCATATGTATTATGTAGCCCGTTGTTTAGAGTTGCATAACGATGCCAGCAACAACATAGATAATAGCAACATCAAAACAGTTAGCTGATTGatgcgctggtgctcgcgaggaaggtagccctggacacttctacataaatgaacttccgGGCATGGTGGCTAACTCCAAGTGACGCAAAACCGACGTGACTGCTGTATCATTACATTTAGGTAAAGCAGCTTTACTTAGAATAACCAGAAAAACATCCCATTCGAAGTTTCCTACACTATTGCAAACAGTCAGCTAACTCCAGTTCACCCTGCTATCATGGCTTAATCATATGTGAAGATCTAAGATGGGAAGCACACGTAAGCAAGTAACCTCATCTGCaataaaaatggttttttttCTAAGAAAGCACCTATATAACTATATTCGACACCGCATGCAGCGAAACCATTTGCCTGTTACGCATTTGCCAGACCAGTGCTTTAGTAAGCAAACGTCGTCTGGTTACCACCTACAAACAACCTAAAAAATTCGAAAACGTGCAGAGGAGAGCAGTCAGGTTTATTTTCAATAACTACCACACATCTGAATCTCACTCCGAATAAATGCAAGAAGCAGGAATACTGACTCCTCGTAACCGCGTTGAACGTGCTTGCCAAAAAATGCTGTTTCAACTTTTTTCGCAATAGGCTTCGTATTGGTAGAACCAAATACATCACCCAGAAACCAGGTCTTTGCGTCATAAGCACCCTAAATTTCTTCAGGAATACCGGTACAGAGCTGAATATTTTAAACTATCTTTTTTTCCTACAAGCTATTAGAGTATGGAACAGTCTGCCTACACATATTACTACTTGTTATAATGAAGTGAACTTTTTGTCACTCTTTGCAAATTACCTATGAAATTCTTAATCATGAACTCTTTCTATAGCCCTAACTGTGCCGTTTCTTTTTGTGTGAAGACATCGTGTTCATCTGTTAAGGACATATTTACACGTAACAAACGTCTTCCAAGTGCAAACTACGTTTATTCTTATCGttacttttctctttcttttccatGGTTCGTTCCTAGTAGGTCCGTATAGGTGCATTTTTCGTAATAACATATGCGTTTGGTAAATGATTTTATGTTGAAGTTGCTCATAGTGGTTACATATTGTTAACTATAAAATGTTCACTCTTGTATATCCCAAGTTTATGCATGCCCTTCCGGCGAAAAATCCTCGTTGAAATTGGCATTATGTCTGAAGGTAAATAAACAAATTAAAATGAAGTACTTATGTAAAATTGGACAATCAGCCCTATAACCACTATTGGCGTTGCACGAGCACTAGAGGGTATTTTTGAAACATAGCTCCGAGACTTGGGATGGCACATTAATAGAATCCTTGATTGCCACGCAAATAGTTGAGGGTCGAGTCTTGCTGGAACCCGGATATTTAGGCCTATTCTTGtcattcgtcgggttgacgccCCCGATGCCAGTTTTTCCCTTAACGCTCACGGGTTCACATTACCGGTCTCTAGTCTTGCCGTTCCTAAATAGATATAAACTTTCATGcacctatggcacatacctgcatacctgtggcctgcaggtatgtgccacacgtctggcgGGCAGGgtatgacgacgtacgcgacggggtggggatattattcatgtcatgaccagtgagttATACTCGTCAAACCATGTTGCCCTCCCATATTAAATTTATTTACTCCAAGTGAAGAAGTGGATAACAAAAACAcacagacgtaggcggctagatagaagGTATATCCGTAGACAGAGGCTAAAACTCCCTGCAGTACGCATAATAATGCTTCGCATTTACTTCATAGCGCACGTGTACGATCATCATACAAAAAGAGAACACACGACAGCGCCGACTAACCACAACTGATAAGAGGATTTTTCTCACTATATGCAGCAAATCGGCCATTGCATTAACATGTCAAAAATGGATGTATTGATATTTTTACATTTTCGAACTTTGATGTAGTTTAGAGAGCCATCCCTTAGTCAGAAGGAGGTCTTTTTTATCATTTGAAACGATATATACTATTCATTTTCTCAGGCGGCTTTCTCAAGTAACATTGAGGGAGTTAGTTCTTAGGCGTCGAGGTAGGTAGCGTTGAGGCAACCATACATTCCCAAAATAAATCTGGAATCGACGTTACTAGTCTTTGGTAGCTTTTAGCTTTTTAGTGAAAGTCACGTTAGTAACTTGTAATGAACAAGGATTGAACCACAAAAGCAAGGCGTATCTCCTGAATCTACTAGAACACCGGTGCTACGCGGTCGATATTTAGCTAACTTTGAGTATGACCTGTGCAGCACTTTTCAGCAA
This region includes:
- the LOC119169952 gene encoding alpha-crystallin A chain-like; protein product: MSSATTQTHTEVKKVHRVFEGSTAADVRRQMDEFAKEFPDCMRYLDDMFPEHKLLPSSGGTPRPERQQSIVKEVKVLPSDDKDKISVELDVEGFKADDISLKAVGRNMTIRAFNEKTEGDTTVRRELKRNVVLPEGVDVEKIACKLTPENKLVVQIPLPVEKSQGIEYLIPVRCEIERSVSRDNFGAGAKAVDR